One window of Xanthomonas sp. 10-10 genomic DNA carries:
- a CDS encoding low molecular weight protein-tyrosine-phosphatase, which yields MKVLIVCLGNICRSPMGEGALRARLHEARLSRRIEVDSAGTGDWHAGDPPDPRAIGCARGHGVDISGLRARQVRQEDFEHFDWLLCADGNNLRDLQRLAPAARRDKVALWLPWAGVDARDEIPDPYTGGSKEFEQVWQLVDTAARQTVARLTRG from the coding sequence GTGTGCCTGGGCAATATCTGCCGCTCGCCGATGGGCGAGGGTGCCTTGCGCGCACGGCTGCACGAGGCACGCCTGTCGCGACGCATCGAGGTCGACTCGGCCGGCACCGGCGACTGGCACGCCGGCGATCCGCCAGACCCGCGTGCCATCGGTTGCGCGCGCGGCCATGGGGTGGATATCTCCGGCCTGCGCGCACGGCAGGTGCGCCAGGAGGATTTCGAACACTTCGACTGGCTGCTGTGCGCAGACGGCAACAATCTGCGCGATCTGCAGCGTCTGGCGCCGGCAGCGCGACGCGACAAGGTCGCCCTGTGGTTGCCGTGGGCCGGCGTGGACGCGCGTGACGAAATACCCGACCCGTACACCGGCGGCAGCAAGGAGTTCGAGCAGGTCTGGCAGCTGGTCGATACCGCGGCGCGACAGACGGTCGCCAGACTCACCCGCGGCTAA
- the uvrC gene encoding excinuclease ABC subunit UvrC has protein sequence MSARPKADFDGKAFAAQLSTAPGVYRMYAADDTLLYVGKAGALRKRVGSYFNGTPKNARLTSMLSQVARMDVTVTRSEAEALLLENQLIKSLSPRYNVSLRDDKSYPYVLLTREDWPRIALHRGPRAVQGRYFGPYTGVTGVREALSLMHKLFKLRSCEDSVFRNRSRPCLQYQIGRCSGPCVDLVAAPDYAESVRRATMFLEGKSDQLGEEIMQSMQQASEALEFERAARLRDLLSSLRGMQNRQYVDGRAADLDVLACATQSSQACVLLLSFRDGRNLGTRSFFPKTNGEDSADEILAAFVSQYYAEHSPPREILLDRDIPDAELIEAALSAAAEHKVALKWNVRGERAGYLLLATRNAQLTLVTELTSQSAQHARSEALREMLGLPEQVKRVECFDISHTMGEATVASCVVFDASGPVRGQYRRFNISGITPGDDYAAMHQAIERRFRRAVEENGVLPDVLLIDGGAGQLAQAQAALADLGVENVVLVGVAKGEERRAGHEALIMADGRELRPGAASPALQFIQQVRDEAHRFAITGHRGRRQKARMTSKLEDIPGIGPRRRASLLKHFGGLVGLKAAGEAEIARVDGVNAALAARIYANLHGLALPDAPGESSP, from the coding sequence ATGAGCGCAAGGCCCAAAGCCGACTTCGATGGAAAGGCGTTTGCTGCGCAGCTGAGCACCGCACCCGGCGTTTATCGCATGTATGCGGCCGACGACACCTTGCTCTACGTCGGCAAGGCCGGTGCGTTGCGCAAGCGTGTCGGCAGCTATTTCAACGGTACGCCAAAGAACGCGCGGCTGACCTCGATGCTGTCGCAGGTCGCGCGCATGGACGTCACCGTGACCCGCAGCGAGGCCGAGGCGTTGCTGCTGGAAAACCAGCTGATCAAATCCTTGTCGCCGCGCTACAACGTGTCGTTGCGCGACGACAAGAGTTACCCGTATGTGCTGCTGACGCGCGAAGACTGGCCGCGTATCGCCCTGCACCGCGGCCCGCGTGCGGTGCAGGGGCGCTATTTCGGCCCCTACACCGGCGTGACCGGCGTGCGCGAAGCGCTGAGCCTGATGCACAAGCTGTTCAAGCTGCGCAGTTGCGAAGACAGCGTGTTTCGCAACCGCTCGCGGCCCTGCCTGCAGTACCAGATCGGCCGCTGCAGCGGCCCGTGCGTGGATCTGGTGGCCGCGCCCGATTACGCCGAGTCGGTACGCCGCGCCACCATGTTCCTCGAAGGCAAGAGCGATCAGCTCGGCGAAGAGATCATGCAATCGATGCAGCAGGCCAGCGAAGCGCTCGAATTCGAGCGCGCCGCGCGTCTGCGCGATCTGCTGTCGTCGCTGCGCGGCATGCAGAACCGCCAGTACGTCGACGGCCGCGCCGCCGACCTGGACGTGCTGGCCTGCGCCACCCAGTCCAGTCAGGCCTGCGTGCTGCTGCTGAGTTTCCGCGACGGCCGCAATCTGGGTACGCGGTCGTTCTTTCCCAAGACCAACGGCGAAGACAGCGCCGACGAAATCCTGGCTGCGTTCGTCTCGCAGTACTACGCCGAACACTCGCCGCCGCGCGAGATCTTGCTGGATCGCGACATCCCCGATGCCGAACTGATCGAGGCTGCGCTCAGCGCCGCCGCCGAGCACAAGGTGGCGTTGAAGTGGAACGTGCGCGGCGAGCGTGCCGGCTACCTGCTGCTGGCCACGCGCAACGCGCAGCTGACCCTGGTCACCGAGCTCACCAGCCAGAGCGCACAGCACGCACGCAGCGAAGCGCTGCGCGAGATGCTGGGCCTGCCCGAGCAGGTCAAGCGCGTGGAGTGCTTCGACATCAGTCACACCATGGGCGAAGCCACGGTCGCGTCGTGTGTCGTGTTCGACGCCAGCGGCCCGGTACGCGGCCAATATCGCCGCTTCAATATTTCCGGCATTACGCCGGGCGACGATTACGCGGCGATGCACCAGGCGATCGAGCGTCGGTTTCGACGTGCAGTGGAAGAAAACGGCGTCCTCCCCGATGTGCTGCTGATCGACGGCGGTGCCGGTCAGCTGGCGCAGGCGCAGGCTGCGCTGGCCGACCTGGGCGTGGAGAACGTCGTGCTGGTCGGCGTGGCCAAGGGCGAGGAGCGCAGGGCAGGGCACGAGGCGCTGATCATGGCCGATGGCCGCGAGTTGCGACCGGGCGCTGCATCGCCGGCACTGCAATTCATCCAGCAGGTGCGTGACGAAGCGCACCGCTTTGCGATCACCGGACACCGCGGGCGCCGCCAGAAAGCGCGCATGACCAGCAAGCTCGAGGACATTCCCGGCATCGGCCCGCGACGCCGCGCGAGCCTGCTCAAGCATTTCGGCGGCCTGGTCGGTCTCAAGGCGGCCGGCGAAGCCGAGATTGCGCGGGTAGACGGGGTCAATGCCGCACTTGCCGCACGAATCTACGCTAACCTGCATGGGCTGGCGCTCCCCGATGCGCCAGGCGAGTCGAGCCCGTAA